Proteins found in one Serinicoccus marinus DSM 15273 genomic segment:
- the atpB gene encoding F0F1 ATP synthase subunit A translates to MTSVTLGRPLVLADESGFHAPSPADFWQPYFGPEGWEITRPMFVMTLVTIGLVALLTLGTKNLRLVPGKGQFLFETVYGFVRNDISRDLIGSKHYKRYVPFLLAIFLFVLANNLMGITPFVMLAPTAVIGVPIALTAVVYVVYHLAGFRQQGFIGYFKHMVPEGVPMVIAPVVLLLEIFSYFVTRPLTLALRLFGNMFAGHMILTLFVAGGWFLVQQGALMAIAGAGSFLMAFLMTFFELLIQVVQAYVFTLLAASYIGDGLAEGH, encoded by the coding sequence GTGACCAGTGTGACCCTGGGACGACCACTAGTCCTGGCGGACGAGTCCGGTTTCCACGCCCCGTCCCCGGCCGACTTCTGGCAGCCCTACTTCGGGCCGGAGGGCTGGGAGATCACCCGCCCGATGTTCGTCATGACGCTCGTCACCATCGGCCTCGTGGCGCTGCTCACGCTGGGCACCAAGAACCTCCGGCTCGTCCCCGGCAAGGGCCAGTTCCTCTTCGAGACGGTCTACGGCTTTGTCCGCAACGACATCTCGCGCGACCTCATCGGCAGCAAGCACTACAAGAGGTATGTCCCCTTCCTGCTGGCCATCTTCCTCTTCGTGCTCGCCAACAACCTCATGGGCATCACCCCCTTCGTGATGCTGGCGCCGACGGCCGTCATCGGGGTGCCCATCGCGCTCACCGCGGTGGTGTACGTCGTCTACCACCTGGCCGGCTTCCGGCAGCAGGGCTTCATCGGCTACTTCAAGCACATGGTCCCCGAGGGCGTGCCGATGGTCATCGCGCCCGTCGTGCTGCTCCTGGAGATCTTCAGCTACTTCGTCACCCGGCCCCTCACGCTGGCCCTGCGACTCTTCGGCAACATGTTCGCCGGTCACATGATCCTCACCCTCTTCGTCGCCGGCGGCTGGTTCCTGGTGCAGCAGGGTGCGCTCATGGCGATCGCCGGTGCCGGATCCTTCCTCATGGCCTTCCTCATGACCTTCTTCGAGCTGCTCATCCAGGTCGTCCAGGCCTACGTCTTCACGCTGCTCGCGGCCTCCTACATCGGCGACGGACTCGCCGAGGGCCACTGA
- the rpmE gene encoding 50S ribosomal protein L31, translating into MQKDIHPEYVETQVTCTCGASFTTRSTATSGRISADVCSNCHPFYTGKQKILDTGGRVARFQERYGKKAAS; encoded by the coding sequence ATGCAGAAGGACATCCACCCGGAGTACGTCGAGACCCAGGTCACCTGCACCTGCGGCGCGTCGTTCACCACCCGGAGCACCGCCACGTCCGGCCGCATCAGCGCCGACGTCTGCTCCAACTGCCACCCGTTCTACACGGGCAAGCAGAAGATCCTGGACACCGGTGGGCGTGTGGCCCGCTTCCAGGAGCGCTACGGCAAGAAGGCCGCCAGCTAG
- the argS gene encoding arginine--tRNA ligase, producing MTPEQLAAAIHAVLTEAAGTGDLALAEADLPAVGELRVERPRSREHGDWASNVAMQLAKRAGMPPRRLAEVVAGRLQRVDGVAAVDVAGPGFLNITLDAASAGELARGIVEAGEAYGRGETFAGERINLEFVSANPTGPIHLGGTRWAAVGDALGRVLEASGADVMREYYFNDHGAQIDRFARSLLAAARKEQAPEDGYAGAYIDDIAAEVVRQHPEVLEQDEAQAQETFRQAGVALMFDEIKASLEHFGVRFDVFFHENSLHESGAVERAVQRLQQQGEMFERDGALWLRTTAHGDDKDRVVIKSDGRPAYISGDLAYYLDKRERGFDRAIIMLGADHHGYVQRMMAMCAAFGDEPGVNLEILIGQLVNLVKDGRPVRMSKRAGTVVVLEDLVGAVGVDAARYALTRSSSDTSIDIDLDLLARRTNDNPVFYVQYAHARTCNVARLAGEDGVCREDGFDPALLGHPTESALLAALGDFPRVVAQAAQLREPHRVARYLEDLAGHFHKWYDECRVRPMSADEEITDLHRTRLWLNDATRQVLANGLGLLGVTAPERM from the coding sequence GTGACCCCTGAACAGCTCGCTGCAGCGATCCATGCCGTGCTGACCGAGGCCGCCGGCACCGGCGACCTGGCCCTCGCCGAGGCCGACCTGCCGGCCGTCGGGGAGCTGCGCGTGGAGCGGCCGCGCAGCCGCGAGCACGGGGACTGGGCGAGCAACGTCGCGATGCAACTGGCCAAGCGCGCGGGTATGCCCCCGCGCCGGCTCGCCGAGGTCGTCGCCGGGCGGCTGCAGCGCGTCGACGGGGTCGCGGCGGTCGATGTCGCCGGGCCGGGCTTCCTCAACATCACGCTGGACGCCGCGAGCGCGGGTGAGCTGGCCCGAGGCATCGTCGAGGCGGGTGAGGCCTACGGACGGGGAGAGACCTTCGCGGGGGAGCGCATCAACCTGGAGTTCGTGTCCGCCAACCCGACCGGGCCGATCCACCTCGGAGGCACCCGGTGGGCCGCGGTCGGGGACGCGCTCGGCCGGGTGCTGGAGGCCAGCGGCGCGGACGTGATGCGGGAGTACTACTTCAACGACCACGGCGCGCAGATCGACCGTTTCGCCCGGTCCCTCCTCGCCGCGGCCCGGAAGGAGCAGGCCCCCGAGGACGGCTACGCCGGTGCCTACATCGACGACATCGCCGCCGAGGTCGTCCGGCAGCACCCTGAGGTGCTCGAGCAGGACGAGGCGCAGGCCCAGGAGACCTTCCGGCAGGCCGGCGTCGCGCTGATGTTCGACGAGATCAAGGCCTCGCTGGAGCACTTCGGGGTGCGCTTCGACGTCTTCTTCCACGAGAACTCGCTGCACGAGTCCGGCGCGGTCGAGCGGGCCGTCCAGCGGCTGCAGCAGCAGGGGGAGATGTTCGAGCGGGACGGCGCCCTGTGGTTGCGCACGACCGCGCACGGTGACGACAAGGACCGGGTCGTCATCAAGAGCGACGGACGACCCGCCTACATCTCCGGGGATCTCGCCTACTACCTCGACAAGCGGGAGCGCGGCTTCGACCGCGCCATCATCATGCTCGGCGCCGACCACCACGGCTACGTCCAGCGGATGATGGCGATGTGCGCGGCCTTCGGCGACGAGCCGGGGGTCAACCTCGAGATCCTCATCGGCCAGCTGGTCAACCTCGTCAAGGACGGGCGGCCCGTCCGGATGTCCAAGCGTGCGGGCACCGTCGTCGTCCTCGAGGACCTCGTCGGGGCGGTCGGCGTGGACGCCGCGCGCTACGCGCTGACCCGGAGCTCGTCGGACACCAGCATCGACATCGACCTGGACCTGCTGGCCCGCCGGACCAATGACAACCCCGTCTTCTACGTGCAGTACGCCCACGCCCGCACCTGCAACGTCGCCCGGCTCGCCGGCGAGGACGGGGTGTGTCGCGAGGACGGCTTCGACCCGGCGCTGCTGGGCCACCCGACCGAGTCGGCGCTGCTCGCCGCGCTCGGGGACTTCCCCCGGGTCGTGGCGCAGGCGGCCCAGCTGCGCGAGCCGCACCGGGTGGCGCGCTACCTCGAGGACCTCGCGGGCCACTTCCACAAGTGGTACGACGAGTGCCGGGTCCGGCCGATGAGCGCCGACGAGGAGATCACCGACCTGCACCGCACCCGCCTGTGGCTGAACGACGCCACCCGGCAGGTGCTGGCCAACGGCCTGGGCCTGCTCGGCGTCACCGCACCCGAGCGCATGTGA
- a CDS encoding F0F1 ATP synthase subunit delta — translation MDSAYRRSYHEARQGLEQVLQHEGGSVDPGRVGEELWAVARLVDGNKVLARTLADPSREGADRAALAQRLLAGKVGDGALHAVKAVVAQRWPGTGGVTTALERLSVEAHLVHAHRHDRLAQVEDELFRFARIIESTPELQSALADRRAPASAKRALVERLLSVKSAPETVSLASQAAVGIRGTRVERTLAAYLEQAADVQDQVTAIVTTAVPLSAQQEDALRATLSTQYGRTVHTNVVVDPQVVGGIRVEIGDEVIDGTVSHRLDQAARLMAS, via the coding sequence ATGGACAGCGCCTACCGCCGGTCCTACCACGAGGCCCGTCAGGGATTGGAGCAGGTGCTCCAGCACGAGGGCGGGTCGGTCGACCCCGGTCGTGTCGGCGAGGAGCTCTGGGCCGTGGCCCGGCTCGTCGACGGCAACAAGGTGCTCGCCCGCACCCTGGCCGACCCCTCGCGTGAGGGGGCCGACCGGGCGGCGCTGGCGCAGCGGCTGCTCGCCGGCAAGGTCGGCGACGGGGCGCTCCACGCCGTGAAGGCCGTGGTGGCTCAGCGGTGGCCCGGGACCGGCGGTGTCACCACCGCCCTGGAGCGGCTCTCCGTCGAGGCCCACCTCGTGCACGCCCACCGTCACGACCGGCTCGCCCAGGTCGAGGACGAGCTGTTCCGGTTCGCCCGGATCATCGAGTCCACCCCCGAGCTGCAGTCGGCCCTGGCCGACCGGCGTGCGCCGGCCTCGGCCAAGCGCGCCCTGGTCGAGCGGCTGCTCTCGGTGAAGTCCGCGCCCGAGACGGTCAGCTTGGCCAGCCAGGCTGCGGTCGGGATCCGCGGCACCCGCGTCGAGCGCACGCTCGCGGCATACCTCGAGCAGGCCGCCGACGTCCAGGACCAGGTGACGGCGATCGTCACCACCGCGGTCCCGCTGTCCGCCCAGCAGGAGGACGCCCTGCGCGCCACCCTGAGCACGCAGTACGGCCGCACCGTGCACACCAATGTCGTCGTCGACCCGCAGGTCGTCGGTGGCATCCGGGTGGAGATCGGCGACGAGGTCATCGACGGCACCGTCAGCCACCGACTGGACCAGGCTGCCCGCCTCATGGCCAGCTGA
- a CDS encoding MraY family glycosyltransferase gives MRDRDVHSVPIPRLGGVAMLLGFAAAVLLGSQLPYHGQLFDATPRLFGVLAAAVLITALGAMDDIRELDWLTKLAGQVLAGGIMAFYGVQLESLPILGVTVLPEPVMVTLTILVVVISTNAVNFIDGLDGLAAGVVLIAAGAFFGWTYLVSRNFDPPNVFSEATFISAALIGVCLGFLPHNFHPARLFMGDAGALLLGLLLAAATISMTGSVDPNSSVASASAATALLLPILIPLAILALPFLDMVLAIARRTRAGQLPWKPDRGHLHHRMLDIGHSHRRAVVLLYLWALLIAAGSVSFAYLPFWVSLTGILGLLVLAVGLTWRAEPARASDATST, from the coding sequence GTGCGCGACCGCGACGTCCACTCGGTGCCGATCCCTCGGCTCGGCGGAGTCGCCATGCTGCTGGGCTTCGCGGCGGCGGTGCTGCTCGGCTCCCAGCTGCCCTACCACGGGCAGCTCTTCGACGCGACGCCCCGACTCTTCGGCGTGCTGGCGGCCGCGGTCCTCATCACCGCGCTCGGGGCCATGGACGACATCCGCGAGCTGGACTGGCTGACCAAGCTGGCCGGGCAGGTGCTCGCCGGCGGGATCATGGCGTTCTACGGCGTGCAGCTGGAGTCGCTGCCGATCCTGGGCGTGACTGTGCTTCCTGAACCGGTGATGGTCACCCTGACCATCCTCGTCGTCGTCATCTCCACCAACGCGGTGAACTTCATCGACGGGCTGGACGGGCTCGCGGCGGGCGTGGTGCTCATCGCGGCAGGGGCGTTCTTCGGCTGGACCTACCTGGTCAGCCGCAACTTCGACCCGCCCAACGTCTTCTCCGAGGCCACCTTCATCAGCGCCGCCCTCATCGGGGTATGCCTGGGCTTCCTGCCGCACAACTTCCACCCGGCGCGGCTGTTCATGGGGGACGCCGGGGCGCTGCTGCTCGGCCTGCTGCTCGCGGCGGCGACCATCTCGATGACGGGGTCGGTGGACCCGAACTCCTCGGTCGCCAGCGCCTCCGCGGCGACGGCCTTACTGCTCCCGATCCTCATCCCGCTCGCCATCCTCGCCCTGCCCTTCCTCGACATGGTGCTGGCCATCGCCCGGCGGACCAGGGCGGGTCAGCTGCCCTGGAAGCCGGACCGCGGCCACCTGCACCACCGGATGCTCGACATCGGGCACAGCCACCGGCGGGCGGTGGTGCTCCTCTACCTCTGGGCCCTGCTCATCGCGGCGGGGAGCGTGTCCTTCGCCTACCTGCCCTTCTGGGTCTCGCTGACCGGCATCCTCGGGCTACTCGTCCTGGCCGTGGGGCTGACCTGGCGTGCCGAGCCGGCGCGGGCCTCCGACGCCACCTCGACGTAG
- a CDS encoding FAD-binding oxidoreductase, with the protein MPVPDQPVTLNDLHSRLNATRVRTLLEPTSTAEVVGAVRAARDRCLPVSVCGGRHAMGGQQFGADAVQLDLSRLTGVHSFDPERRLLTVGAGIQWPALVAELERRSAGLETPLTFRQKQTGADRLSLGGALSANVHGRGLRFRPFVDDVESFVLVDADGEVRHCSREEDHDLFALAIGGYGLFGVITEVTLRLVPRQHLRRDVEVVDLQEIESSFEERLGRGYTYGDFQFMTDPAAPGFLDRGVLAAYAPVPDDVPLTADPRELTAQRWQQLLTLAHTDKARAFDLYSEHYLGTDGQVYRSDRQQLGVYVDGYHDSLDGPPASEMITEVYVPRTELGSFMRACREDFRAHEVECIYGTVRLIEPDEESFLPWAQGLRACIIVNLHVQHDEAGITKAADDFRRIIDRALERGGSFYLTYHRWATREQLLAAHPRLPAFLEKKHEHDPDDVFTSEWYRHLRRTLAG; encoded by the coding sequence ATGCCGGTGCCGGACCAGCCCGTGACCCTCAACGACCTGCACTCCCGGCTCAACGCCACCCGGGTACGCACCCTGCTGGAGCCGACCTCGACCGCCGAGGTGGTCGGCGCCGTGCGCGCGGCCCGGGACCGATGCCTGCCGGTCTCGGTGTGCGGCGGGCGGCACGCCATGGGTGGCCAGCAGTTCGGCGCCGACGCCGTGCAGCTCGACCTGTCCCGGCTCACCGGGGTGCACTCCTTCGACCCGGAGCGCCGCCTGCTGACGGTCGGGGCCGGGATCCAGTGGCCCGCGCTGGTGGCCGAGCTGGAGCGCCGGTCGGCGGGGCTGGAGACGCCGTTGACCTTCCGGCAGAAACAGACCGGTGCCGACCGGCTGAGCCTCGGTGGGGCGCTGTCGGCCAACGTGCACGGTCGCGGCCTGCGCTTCCGCCCCTTCGTCGACGACGTCGAGTCCTTCGTCCTCGTGGACGCCGACGGCGAGGTGCGGCACTGCTCGCGGGAGGAGGACCACGACCTGTTCGCGCTGGCCATCGGCGGCTACGGCCTCTTCGGGGTGATCACCGAGGTGACGCTGCGGCTCGTGCCGCGCCAGCACCTGCGCCGGGACGTCGAGGTCGTCGACCTGCAGGAGATCGAGTCCTCCTTCGAGGAGCGCCTCGGTCGCGGCTACACCTACGGCGACTTCCAGTTCATGACCGACCCGGCCGCCCCGGGCTTCCTGGACCGCGGGGTGCTCGCGGCGTATGCCCCCGTGCCCGACGACGTCCCGCTCACCGCGGACCCTCGCGAGCTCACGGCGCAGCGGTGGCAGCAGCTGCTGACCCTCGCGCACACCGACAAGGCCCGGGCCTTCGACCTCTACTCCGAGCACTACCTGGGCACCGACGGACAGGTCTACCGCTCCGACCGGCAGCAGCTCGGGGTCTACGTCGACGGCTACCACGACTCGCTCGACGGCCCGCCGGCCAGCGAGATGATCACCGAGGTCTACGTGCCACGCACCGAGCTGGGCTCGTTCATGCGGGCCTGCCGCGAGGACTTCCGGGCGCACGAGGTCGAGTGCATCTACGGCACCGTGCGGCTCATCGAGCCCGACGAGGAGAGCTTCCTGCCGTGGGCGCAGGGGCTGCGCGCCTGCATCATCGTCAACCTGCACGTCCAGCACGACGAGGCGGGGATCACCAAGGCCGCCGACGACTTCCGCCGCATCATCGACCGGGCGCTGGAGCGCGGCGGGTCGTTCTACCTCACCTACCACCGCTGGGCGACCCGGGAGCAGCTGCTCGCCGCCCACCCGCGGCTGCCCGCCTTCCTGGAGAAGAAGCACGAGCACGACCCGGACGACGTCTTCACCAGCGAGTGGTACCGCCACCTGCGGCGGACGCTGGCGGGGTGA
- the prfA gene encoding peptide chain release factor 1 — MFNSALPLLEEHADIERQLADPAVHGNPSALRRLNKRYAALGPVVAAYRSWEAATGDLEAARELAQEDPAFAAELPDLEQAAGDAAEHLRRQLVPRDPDDDRDVILEVKAGEGGEESALFAGDLMRMYLRYAERRGWRTEMLDATPSDLGGYKEARVSVAAPGTPQPGDAPWARLKYEGGVHRVQRVPVTESQGRVHTSAAGVLVMPEIEDPAEVDLDPHDLKIDVFRSSGPGGQSVNTTDSAVRITHLPTGLVVSCQNEKSQLQNKESALRVLRARLHQIAVEEAEAAASQARRSQVRTVDRSERIRTYNFGENRIADHRTGFKAYNLDQVLDGDLDPVVQSAVDADEAARLDAVGRQ, encoded by the coding sequence GTGTTCAACTCCGCGCTCCCGCTGCTCGAGGAGCACGCGGACATCGAGCGGCAGCTCGCCGACCCCGCGGTGCACGGAAACCCCTCGGCGCTGCGGCGGCTCAACAAGAGGTATGCCGCCCTCGGGCCGGTCGTCGCGGCATACCGGTCCTGGGAGGCGGCGACCGGTGACCTCGAGGCTGCGCGCGAGCTGGCGCAGGAGGACCCGGCCTTCGCGGCCGAGCTGCCCGACCTGGAGCAGGCGGCCGGCGACGCGGCGGAGCACCTGCGGCGCCAGCTCGTGCCGCGCGACCCGGACGACGACCGCGACGTGATCCTCGAGGTCAAGGCCGGGGAGGGCGGCGAGGAGTCGGCACTCTTCGCCGGGGACCTCATGCGGATGTACCTGCGCTACGCCGAGCGGCGGGGCTGGCGGACCGAGATGCTCGACGCCACCCCCTCGGACCTCGGTGGCTACAAGGAGGCCCGGGTGTCGGTGGCGGCGCCGGGCACGCCGCAGCCGGGGGACGCGCCGTGGGCCCGGCTGAAGTACGAGGGCGGCGTCCACCGGGTGCAGCGGGTGCCGGTCACCGAGAGCCAGGGCCGGGTGCACACCTCGGCGGCCGGGGTGCTCGTCATGCCCGAGATCGAGGACCCGGCCGAGGTCGACCTCGACCCGCACGACCTCAAGATCGACGTCTTCCGCTCCTCCGGACCCGGCGGGCAGTCGGTCAACACCACCGACTCGGCCGTCCGGATCACGCACCTGCCGACCGGTCTGGTCGTCTCCTGCCAGAACGAGAAGAGCCAGCTGCAGAACAAGGAGTCGGCCCTGCGCGTGCTCCGCGCGCGCCTGCACCAGATCGCGGTGGAGGAGGCCGAGGCGGCGGCCAGCCAGGCCCGGCGTAGTCAGGTGCGGACCGTGGACCGCAGCGAGCGCATCCGCACCTACAACTTCGGCGAGAACCGGATCGCAGACCACCGCACCGGCTTCAAGGCCTACAACCTGGACCAGGTGCTCGACGGCGACCTCGACCCCGTGGTCCAGTCGGCCGTGGACGCGGACGAGGCCGCACGGCTGGACGCCGTGGGCCGGCAGTGA
- the prmC gene encoding peptide chain release factor N(5)-glutamine methyltransferase translates to MTVDELVRAATRRLAGAGVPSPGVDAELLLAHALGQDVSQVRRGRVLRESVGAQAHARFLELVVRRAGREPLQHLTGTAHFHGLDLNVGPGVFVPRPETETLVDLALRHLAPLREPVVVDLCTGSGAVALAIAVARPDARVGAVELSREAYRYARANVAALGADVDLRLGEAQEAFADLLGRIDVVVCNPPYIPPDAVPVDVEVREHDPGLALYGGGADGLRVPAEVAGRACELLRPGGVLLMEHADVQGEAIVELLVTAGWVDVVDHEDLTGRPRVVAATRPAR, encoded by the coding sequence GTGACCGTCGACGAGCTGGTCCGCGCCGCCACCCGGCGGCTGGCCGGCGCGGGGGTGCCGAGCCCGGGGGTCGACGCCGAGCTGCTGCTCGCGCACGCCCTCGGTCAGGACGTCTCCCAGGTGCGGCGGGGCCGGGTGCTGCGCGAGAGCGTCGGGGCGCAGGCGCACGCCCGCTTCCTCGAGCTGGTGGTCCGCCGCGCGGGGCGCGAGCCGCTGCAGCACCTCACCGGCACCGCGCACTTCCACGGGCTGGACCTGAACGTGGGGCCGGGGGTCTTCGTCCCGCGTCCCGAGACCGAGACGCTGGTCGACCTCGCGCTGCGGCACCTGGCGCCGCTGCGGGAGCCGGTCGTCGTCGACCTGTGCACCGGCAGCGGGGCGGTCGCGCTCGCGATCGCCGTGGCCCGACCGGACGCCCGGGTGGGCGCCGTGGAGCTGTCTCGCGAGGCATACCGGTATGCCCGCGCCAACGTCGCCGCGCTCGGTGCCGACGTCGACCTGCGGCTGGGGGAGGCGCAGGAGGCCTTCGCCGACCTGCTGGGCCGGATCGACGTCGTGGTGTGCAACCCGCCCTACATCCCGCCGGACGCCGTCCCGGTTGACGTCGAGGTGCGCGAGCACGACCCGGGGCTCGCGCTCTACGGCGGCGGCGCCGACGGGCTGCGGGTCCCGGCCGAGGTGGCCGGGCGCGCGTGCGAGCTGCTCCGCCCCGGCGGGGTGCTGCTCATGGAGCACGCGGACGTGCAGGGCGAGGCGATCGTGGAGCTGCTCGTCACCGCGGGCTGGGTGGACGTCGTCGACCACGAGGACCTCACCGGGCGCCCCCGGGTGGTGGCGGCGACGCGGCCCGCCCGCTGA
- a CDS encoding F0F1 ATP synthase subunit B — translation MSLQTLVVRTAEGTEERRSPIFPHTPELVWGLLMFGVIFLVVWKVAWPRLEGIVTARQDAIEGGMERAEKAEAEAAAAKRKYEEQLGDARAEAAHIREKAKEQGAQIIAEMREQANVEANRITETAHKQIEAERQQAMVQLRGEVGQISTALASKIVGESLDDEARQRGIVDRFLADLDSGAITPEKLGAGDEGR, via the coding sequence GTGTCGCTACAGACGCTGGTCGTGAGGACCGCGGAGGGGACCGAGGAGCGACGATCCCCGATCTTCCCGCACACGCCGGAGCTGGTCTGGGGCCTGCTCATGTTCGGCGTGATCTTCCTGGTCGTCTGGAAGGTCGCCTGGCCCCGCCTCGAGGGCATCGTGACCGCCCGCCAGGACGCCATCGAGGGCGGCATGGAGCGTGCCGAGAAGGCGGAGGCCGAGGCCGCCGCCGCCAAGCGGAAGTACGAGGAGCAGCTCGGCGACGCCCGGGCCGAGGCCGCGCACATCCGTGAGAAGGCCAAGGAGCAGGGCGCGCAGATCATCGCCGAGATGCGCGAGCAGGCCAATGTCGAGGCCAACCGCATCACCGAGACCGCGCACAAGCAGATCGAGGCCGAGCGTCAGCAGGCCATGGTCCAGCTGCGCGGCGAGGTGGGGCAGATCTCCACCGCGCTGGCCAGCAAGATCGTCGGGGAGTCCCTCGACGACGAGGCGCGGCAGCGTGGGATCGTCGACCGTTTCCTCGCCGACCTCGACTCCGGAGCCATCACCCCGGAGAAGCTCGGCGCGGGCGACGAGGGCCGCTGA
- a CDS encoding L-threonylcarbamoyladenylate synthase — MSATPLQDRLLDCTEENQRESSLARAAEVVREGKVVVLPTDTVYGVGADAFDVVAVAMVLAAKHRGREMPPPVLVPNPRTVDGLATDLPMYARMLMRHFWPGPLTLVLRAQPSLQWDLGETNGTVALRMPDDEIALSLLAEVGPLAVTSANVTGQPTATTAQEALDQLGGAVAAYLDGGPRTGGDPSTIIDCTGEEPVVLRPGALSAEDIRAVLGTTVLHDSPSDAEPAAEGGEHDGIPEEPDADEDEGAQDDRATLVGSVRPSGVPAASGSMRTIPATSSAGEPSTP; from the coding sequence ATGTCCGCCACGCCGCTGCAGGACCGCCTGCTCGACTGCACGGAGGAGAACCAGCGCGAGTCCTCGCTCGCCCGTGCCGCGGAGGTGGTCCGCGAGGGCAAGGTGGTGGTCCTGCCGACCGACACGGTCTACGGCGTGGGTGCCGACGCCTTCGACGTCGTCGCGGTGGCGATGGTCCTCGCGGCCAAGCACCGCGGGCGCGAGATGCCTCCGCCCGTGCTGGTGCCGAACCCGCGGACCGTCGACGGCCTGGCGACCGACCTGCCGATGTATGCCCGGATGCTCATGCGCCACTTCTGGCCCGGGCCGCTCACGCTCGTGCTGCGGGCCCAGCCCTCGCTGCAGTGGGACCTGGGTGAGACGAACGGCACCGTCGCGCTACGCATGCCGGACGACGAGATCGCCCTGAGCCTGCTGGCCGAGGTCGGGCCGCTGGCCGTGACCAGCGCCAACGTCACCGGTCAGCCGACCGCGACGACGGCGCAGGAGGCCTTGGACCAGCTCGGCGGAGCGGTCGCCGCCTATCTCGACGGTGGTCCGCGGACCGGCGGGGACCCGTCGACCATCATCGACTGCACGGGGGAAGAGCCGGTCGTGCTGCGCCCCGGTGCGCTCAGCGCCGAGGACATCCGGGCGGTGCTGGGGACGACCGTCCTGCACGACTCGCCCTCGGACGCCGAGCCCGCCGCTGAGGGTGGGGAGCACGACGGCATACCCGAGGAGCCGGACGCCGACGAGGACGAGGGAGCCCAGGACGACCGGGCGACGCTCGTCGGGTCGGTGCGACCGAGCGGGGTCCCGGCGGCCTCGGGATCGATGCGCACCATCCCCGCGACCTCCTCCGCGGGGGAGCCGAGCACCCCCTAG
- a CDS encoding ATP synthase F0 subunit C produces the protein MEALAPAIALVGYGLSTIGPAIGVGLIFAAYLNGVARQPEARGALTPFTILGFAVAEALAILGFVLFFLV, from the coding sequence ATGGAAGCCCTTGCTCCCGCCATCGCCCTGGTCGGCTACGGCCTGTCCACCATCGGCCCGGCTATCGGTGTCGGCCTCATCTTCGCCGCCTACCTCAACGGTGTGGCCCGCCAGCCCGAGGCCCGCGGCGCGCTGACGCCGTTCACCATCCTCGGCTTCGCCGTCGCCGAGGCCCTGGCCATCCTGGGCTTCGTCCTCTTCTTCCTCGTCTAA
- a CDS encoding class I SAM-dependent methyltransferase, which translates to MQQGRTSSTALLVALSTVFLSRRPRERDLLPAGAAEQTETLLGAVAPGRTRLVGALSRPPLHHLVRLLERSLLPGIQRHYAARKRAIEEAARTAVAEGAEQLLVLGAGLDTLATRVARDLPHVRCVEVDHPATQAVKRRALGEGIPENLRLLPVDLSTRSLRDVDELDRGLRTVVVLEGVSMYLTEEAVRDILGACAQLPTGSQVLWTFVHPDDAGRLRFHRAGGWVDTWLDRQHEPFTWGLPVDAVPGFAAPLGLEVEEILDAADLRTRYLDPLGLEGDLAEGEAVCRCRTSP; encoded by the coding sequence GTGCAGCAGGGTCGCACCAGCAGCACCGCCCTCCTCGTGGCGCTCAGCACCGTCTTCCTCTCCCGCCGACCGCGCGAGCGCGACCTGCTCCCCGCCGGCGCGGCGGAGCAGACCGAGACCCTCCTGGGGGCCGTCGCACCGGGCCGGACGCGGCTCGTGGGGGCGCTCTCGCGTCCGCCGCTGCACCACCTCGTGCGCCTGCTCGAGCGCTCCCTCCTGCCCGGCATCCAGCGGCACTACGCCGCCCGCAAGCGGGCCATCGAGGAGGCGGCCCGGACCGCCGTCGCCGAGGGGGCCGAGCAGCTCCTCGTCCTCGGCGCCGGGCTGGACACGCTCGCCACCCGGGTCGCCCGCGACCTCCCCCACGTCCGGTGCGTCGAGGTGGACCACCCGGCCACCCAGGCGGTCAAGCGGCGGGCGCTGGGCGAGGGCATACCGGAGAACCTCCGGCTGCTCCCGGTCGACCTGTCCACCCGCTCGCTGCGGGACGTCGACGAGCTCGACCGGGGGCTGCGCACCGTCGTCGTGCTCGAGGGCGTGAGCATGTATCTCACCGAGGAGGCGGTGCGGGACATCCTGGGCGCCTGCGCGCAGCTCCCGACCGGTTCGCAGGTGCTCTGGACCTTCGTGCACCCGGACGACGCCGGTCGGCTGCGCTTCCACCGCGCCGGTGGGTGGGTCGACACCTGGCTGGACCGCCAGCACGAGCCCTTCACCTGGGGACTGCCCGTCGACGCGGTCCCCGGCTTCGCCGCCCCGCTCGGGCTGGAGGTCGAGGAGATCCTCGACGCCGCCGACCTGCGCACGCGCTACCTCGACCCGCTCGGGCTCGAGGGGGACCTCGCGGAAGGAGAAGCCGTATGCCGGTGCCGGACCAGCCCGTGA